The Artemia franciscana chromosome 11, ASM3288406v1, whole genome shotgun sequence DNA segment CAACGGGTGCTCTTTTTTGCTCAACGGGCTCTTCTTTTTCTAAGGCTTCGAAAACTTTCACAAGCTCGGTAAGTCCTTTTAAATCAGCTTCAGTAAACTCTTTCCTGAAGTCAATGGAAGCAGTTTCAATTCCAATATTTTCTCCAGTTTGGCTAAATGTATTcttaacaaaatacaaaattccacatttttgtagatgggagcttgaaacctctacagtagggttctctgatacgctgaatctaatggtgtaattttcgttaagattctatgacttttatggggtgtttccccctgttttctaaaataaggcagattttctcaggctcgtaacttttgatgggtaagactaaacttgatgaaacttcaatatttgaaataagcattaaaatacgattcttttgatgtaactactgatatcaaaattccattttttagagttttggttactattaagccgggtcgctccttactacagttcgttaccacgaactgtttgataacaatgaaaaacaaaaccaggaattaatatcattatacgaataattaataaattaattaataattaaacagTCAGTCtacttttaaatagttttactaTATACCCCCCATGAAAACTTCAAAAGTATCTTTAATCTCTTTTAATCTTCAGTCAGTAGACGATTTATGAAGAATGTTAAGAGGCTGGGAGGGAAAAACGGACTTTCCCGAATCGTGACCAATCctttttttcacataaaaaaatGGTAGAATGGAAATTTCCATGGACAAATTTAGTGCttttcttgagaaaaaaataacgaCAAATCAATTTACATAAAGTTATAGCTGGTTCAATAATATATGAtagattattttaaatttattctttacTAATTGAAAGtagtataatttatttatttgtttattttattttacaaaaccaGCAGACAAAGTATTGTCTATTTTAAGAATGTTGACAGAATTTGGCTTTTGTATTACATCATTTGTTTAATTAGTACTTTTTTTGTCAAGCAAAAGATATGCATTTATAGCCAATTATCTGACTTTGATTTTCATTTCTATGTAGGCtggaatgtttctttttaatgtaaCCTAAAATGGTGACAAAACTGTCATTTTTGGACTATAATCCTGACTAGAGTATAGAATTTTCGATGGTGCAGTTTTACTTACCAGACTGGTTTCCATTCGTAAATTGCTTCTCTGCATAATGAATATAAGTCTGTAGAGCCACATATTCACAAGAAGATATGAAAGCAATTAAGAGCTTGACCGGCTGAGCTAAAAGCTGTACAATTATGCTCCGTCCGATTGCTTGAAGGAGGACATCAATGGTGACATCTAAGGAATTTCACGTCTTATATTCAATGCTGCCATCTTAGAGCCATAGCTCATAAGATAGAGGTCAGTCAGATTTTTGCTGTTTTCCGTACCactaaaattgtatatttctgCAACTTCTTTTACCAATGGTAACTTTTTAGCATGAATATGTTTTACCATCGCTTGCAAGTTAGAAGATGGTGTTTCGCAGAGCCATTTCATCAGCCAAAAAGCTAGAGTATGTTGACTAAAAGCAGCTTTGATTGTGGCATTTATTGCTATTTCATCTCTACTTTGAAGGCCAACAAACTTGTGTCTCATATTCAAAACTTCAATTAGAACCAAAAGATCACGACAGAGTTCGTAACAAAATTCAGTCATTTGTGAAAAACATCTTTCAGCCAAGGATTGCGAAAAAGATGATACGAGCTTCTGATTAGGGACACAACCTGTATCATCATCAATTGACGGTGTTAAGAGTTGGGCAATGACTTGAAATCCAGTATTGATTGAGGAGATTTTACTAAGGAAACGGGAGGTAACAGTGGTGACCATCCCGTGCTCACCATGCAGTCTATTTGTAACTTCAGCGGCAACTTCAAATGGCTCAGTGCGTCCTTCAAGCAGCTCCTGAAAAAAACTATTGTGTCTATCAGCAAGAAACTGTCTTATGTCGTTCAGAAGAAGTTTGACTTCAAAAACTGCTTGGACTTCCGCAACTTCCAGATTTCCAAATTCAGATATTGCTTCAAGGGAAAATAATACCTCCAAGTCATCCTTTCTTCTCATGACACCCACCGCATTGCGCCGGAGAAGCAGAATTAATCCAGAGTCAA contains these protein-coding regions:
- the LOC136033187 gene encoding uncharacterized protein LOC136033187 isoform X1 codes for the protein MASWVDPEDMNNLIVSLSLHDSKEFQVYEIAYIGGVFTFSFKFAIQTAKKNLVNFSCGVSDLFALFEENGRHEVAHVSLVSGNAVWVQDDVWQQRVTYLAIDQLDPLEVYLSDILKPYNYSEESIFRALTDFNLKYRLDIVKGTMKEMVVEVIQNRFNQLLEVNLEADVVDVWREFRELCISNESNITWPLSIFSSIDSGLILLLRRNAVGVMRRKDDLEVLFSLEAISEFGNLEVAEVQAVFEVKLLLNDIRQFLADRHNSFFQELLEGRTEPFEVAAEVTNRLHGEHGMVTTVTSRFLSKISSINTGFQVIAQLLTPSIDDDTGCVPNQKLVSSFSQSLAERCFSQMTEFCYELCRDLLVLIEVLNMRHKFVGLQSRDEIAINATIKAAFSQHTLAFWLMKWLCETPSSNLQAMVKHIHAKKLPLVKEVAEIYNFSGTENSKNLTDLYLMSYGSKMAALNIRREIP